The genomic stretch GGAGATCGCGAGCCACATCCAGGTGCTCCGAGAAAGCTCCCACGGTGCGGGCTGGCCGCGAGTCACCCAGTGCACCGTACAAGCGATGAGCAGTGCCACGAGAAGCCGGAAGCGGTTGACCCGCGCCGAGCCGACGCGGCGTGAAGCGAGCGTGAAGAGCACCGCCGACGCCGAGAAGAGCGCCGCCGTTCCCAGGCCCGCCAGCTCCCCCGCGAGGATCAACGAAGGCCACGCTGCCTCGGGAGAGTCGTGTCTTTCTTGCGGCGCATGGGCGTCGAAGTCTATGGGATCTCTCGCGACGTTTTCCACAAGGCGAGGCGCTTTGCCTGGCGACGGTTCGGCACGGTACCCTTCGCCATGCGTCGAACGAGCTTCGCTTTGGTCTTCCTACTGATGGCCGTCTCCGCCACACAAGCCTCGCCGTTTCGCGTCGGTGAGCCGGTGCCTGAGCTGACGCTTCCGTCGTTGTCGGACGGAAGCCCCCTGTCGCTCTCGGATTTCCGCGGCAAGCGGGTGATGCTGCACGTCTGGGCATCCTGGTGAGCGGGTTGCCGCAGGCACGTGCCCGGGTGGCACGAGAAGACCAAGTCGCTCCAGGACAGCGGCAGGCTCCAGCTCGTCGGTATCGTCGAGGAGCAGCACTCCGACCGCACCCGCCTCTTCATGCAGTGGAAGAACATGGAGTGGCCCTTGCTCCTCGATTCCATGAACTTGCTCGGAGTGAAGGCCGTGCCACTCACTTACCTCGTCGACGAGCACGGGGTCGTCCGATACGAACGGCCCACGGACGCCGACCTGGAAGCCTTCCTCGAATCGGATTATCCGCCCGTCGAAGCGAGACCCGCAGTGCTCCGGGCGGAGGCGGGCTCGGCCGAGCATCTCTTGCTCTGGAGAGGCGAGTCCGCGCTCGATGAGGCCATAGAACGCCTCGCCGGGAGATCCCCGAGCATGAGCCAGTCGTTTCGCCTAGGCGTTGCCTACCGGAGCCGTTACGACTCCGGTCGTCGGCGTGATGGCGATTTCGCCCGAGCGGTGGAGAGCTGGGCCAGAGCCCTCGAGCTCGACCCCAACCAGTACATTGTCAGGCGACGCATCCAGCAGTACGGCCCGAGGCTCGACAAACCCTATCCTTTTTACGACTGGGTTCTCGAAGCGAGACGCACGATTGCCTCCCGAGGAGAAACACCCGTGCCACTCTCCATAGAGCCGGCCGGGGCAGAGTACGCGGAGCCCGTCGAGCGTTTCGAGAAAGCGAAGGAGCCCCTCGCGGAGCCGGATCCGGGGGGACGGATCCTCCGCGACGAGAA from Vicinamibacteria bacterium encodes the following:
- a CDS encoding thioredoxin family protein — translated: MPGWHEKTKSLQDSGRLQLVGIVEEQHSDRTRLFMQWKNMEWPLLLDSMNLLGVKAVPLTYLVDEHGVVRYERPTDADLEAFLESDYPPVEARPAVLRAEAGSAEHLLLWRGESALDEAIERLAGRSPSMSQSFRLGVAYRSRYDSGRRRDGDFARAVESWARALELDPNQYIVRRRIQQYGPRLDKPYPFYDWVLEARRTIASRGETPVPLSIEPAGAEYAEPVERFEKAKEPLAEPDPGGRILRDEKPLIRIETVTVPPKVAPGETARVHVVMRPDSSVKAHWNNEVDDLLVWVSPVEAFGVDQCLHRIAVPPEAVSQEVRRVEFEVETPTGFSGTTRIPAYALYYVCEDVNGTCLYRRQDIEVSLRAR